The genomic DNA CTTGGAGTTAGGCTCTTGAATGAGGTCAACCCTCTCCTGTGAAATATCAGACATTTCTCCACACCCACAGCCAAAAGGCCAGGGGTTAGGGAACTCGCCTTGTATACTGGAAACTGaagttcaaatccccactctgcctgatttggaccagggacttgaacccaggtttttcacatcccaagtgagtgcccaaaccactgggcATTCCGAATCAATCAGCCAGAAAGAAAAATTCCTGATCTGCTTGCCCCTGGCTGCCTTTTGTGTAGGTTAGGTGTGCTCAGTgcacacctaccagatcaggccctccAAGTGAGCTgatggggggcggagggggaaaaCACACCTAATGTGAGAATCCCGCTGGGGTTAGGTGTGCAAGAGGGCTCCCAGAAGCTCAGTTGATGCAGGGCAGTGTCAGGGCTTAGGCAGTTTGAGCACACCTACCAACAGAAACGTAGGTCCttaagggatttaggtgcctacagggttaggcagcaactGAGCAGTAGTTTTGAGAATGTTAGTGGTGGTGAAATGTTGGGCATAGGCTTCTAACTGCCTCCTTAGGAGCCTAAGCACTTTTGTAAATCTGGCTCCTAGTACTTATGTGGTGAAATCACATACTGAAGACACgtaaagccttattaaaatctgCTATACTAGAAAATCTGCCCACAATTATTTGTGCCAGTTATTTCTAAATATGAAATTTAaacccacattttttaaaaagggccttTTAACAAACACTTGGTACGATATGCTCGGTGAAATCCTAGCCCAATTGACAACACTCACTGACTtggaccagaatttcaccttctgttctttgtttttatatattatacatatatatacacacacacacacgtttatatatatataatcacacacacaaaattttttCTTCAATAGTGATCTCTAAACAGACATTATCCTACTTCCTTAGAGTATATTTTTATTCCAGTTCAGTAAATGTGTTTATTTAGTTTCCTGTGTATCACATCTAATAGAGCAGTTTGGCTCCGAACACAGGATATCAGtcacacaaatatttaataattatgtTTTGTAATCACATAAGTTTAGCATTTTGACCAAAaccatataaaaattaaaaattatttgtacCAAACTAAAGGACTTGGGTCTAGGTTCAGTAAAATCTTCAAACATTTATAATGCATGTGTATATTTTAACTGAAGACTTCAAAGTTAGAATTAATGTATTTTGGATGTACTGTTAGTTTTCCAATATTTCCCCAAGGAGTTGTCCTTTTACAATGAACTCAAAAGTTTGTTTGTTCAGATCTGTTTTTCTGCATGTTTAGCTGATTTTGTAAGTGAACTCCAAATAGCCCCaatcacaaaaaacaaaaacaggagacaAAAGATTGACCAACCTACGCAAGAGACTACAGTTTTAAATTAGACAATGCTTTGCTTTTGTATGTAGTATATTTTCACTTGATACTCTAGTCAGTGAAGATGTAGCACTCCTTAACGGAAAAATTGCCTGTTCAAAATCTCTCAGGGTACACCTACatgacaaaaaaccccaaaacagtgGCAGTTAGTGTCAGAGCCCATGTCGACTGGGGCAGGCTCGTGGGCCTTGTGCTAAAGGGCTATAAAAAGCAGACTAGAGattcccactcaggctggagcccaggccctgAGACACAGCAAGGAAGGAGTGTCTCAGAGCCTGAGCAGAAGcatctacacttctatttttatatGCTCCAtagtgcaagcctgagtcagctgacaccgGTGTGAGACTCACTGcccatgtgggggaggggagttttgctgtgtagatgtaagAATGGATCATaaactaaatgagtcaacaaCGCAACACtgttttgcaaaaaaagcaaatattctgggatatattagcaggaatgCTGTAAGTAagacaaaaagtaattcttccgctctactctgtgctgattaagcctcaactggagtagtgtctgctgttctgggcaccacatttcaggaaagatgcggacaaactggagaaaccagagaagagcaacaaaaatgattaaaggtctagaaaacatgacttacgaggaaagattggaaaaaaaaactggtttggttagtctggagaagagaagacagaatgGGAAtaggataacagttttcaagtacataaaaagttgttacaaggaggagggagaaaaattgttcttaacctctgaggatagggtaagaagcaataggcttaaattgcagcaaaggcagtttatgttgtacattaggaaaaacttcctgtcagggtagttaagcactggaataaattgcctggggaggttgtggaatctctgtcattggagatttttaacagtaggttagacaaacacctgtcagggatagtcagataatacttagccctgccttaaGTGAAGGGAACTCAAAGACCTCTCGAGGatcctttcagtcctatgattctattatctcAGACAGTTGTCAGGAGGACCTGTCCATTAAAAAGGTTTTCACACAGCATTATCTGCTGCTCCCTAGATACTGTGGTGTTGGCATATTTTTGGCTTACATTTAAATCAACTTACTTCTCAATAGTTCGCAGTCGGATTTTGTTTATATCTTTCAAAACATCCATCATACTAAGAACACCCTGGGTCTTCTGGTGTTCAGTTTTGTCCACAGTTGTTGAGCTGGTCTTACTTGCAGCACGACGTTGTTTAATAAGTTCAATTGCCGAATTACTGGCATCAAAGCCAGATGGTGCTAtagagggaagtgggggaggtggagggattACAAAGTGATCTGATGCGGTGAACAATGGAGTAGAAGTCATTTCTGGCACTGGGAAAGAACCACTTGGAATGCCAAATGAATTCAAGACATCCGAACCTATCaaagaaaataagtatttttttttaattaagagaaCACATTGCTAATATTTGAAAGTTTGAGAAGATCAAGCCAAGTCCAAGGTGTCTGAGCTATACTGCAAGATCCTAATCTGGGAAGGACTGTTTTTTCTTAAAACGTCAAACACCTAGCACAACATGGTGCTACCAGAAATAattacataaaaagaaagaaagaaagaaaaactgttaAGCGAAAGTTATTTAGGtttcaaaatcaagcactcaaaatttaggaaatgccagatttaagatgtctgtgcaaccttaaatcTGTCCATTTGTACatccagcctgtgcactgaacGAGCAGGGATCCTGTTGGGGAAAAGCCATATGTGGCCACCTAATTAAAAAgaatatcataatgcatacaaaCAGGCCTCAACTGGTCTCTCCCTCCACCTGCACAATTCTCATTGATACAGTAGCTCCCAGGCATACCCAGTGCAGAGCGTGTTGCTGTTGAGACATGGGTCCAGCTCTTtagaatgttttgttcagttatttTGGCAGCATACATACAATTGTACTAAGTATAAGAAAAATGGTAATTAACAGTTTATAACTCAGCTAAACCTATACAGAATGCcacaagaccaagaaaaaccctcTAACCCAAGGGCCTTTCCCCTGCCGCATTATGAAGACTTGCTACAAACAATTTAGatgttaaaagcaaaaaaaaagtcagacGAATCTTTTATAATGCAGAGTGCTAGGCAGGCTAAATATAGCGTTGCTCCTTGCTCACCCTTATAATACAAAGGGTGAAGCTATCGAATTGGTGGCCCAGGCACTCCCCCAGGTGACACTGCAGAATGACACACACTTTTGTGGGcttcaccagaaaaaaaagatgatttgGTTTAACTCCATTGAAGGTGATGAACTGTCCACAAAGTGAggagagtgaaaaaaaattaaatttatgaatataagagacagacaaaaacaatcctgcatttaaaatacttttcactTAATTCACAGAAATTTAGATAAAAAGTAAATCATGGGATAAGTACTACAGGAATAAAACAAAGGAAAGCTCAAAGTTTAAAGACTGCagtataaacaaaaacaagtgtaCCTGATTGATTATTATTTCTTGATCCTTGCACTGCAACAATTGCAGCAATCTGGGCACGAAGAAGGGTTAACTCATTTTCAAGTGcagaaatttttttaattgcttcttCATTCACAagattttctttctcagttctaCTTTTTAGAACAGTTGGCAAGGAAACTATAGCTGGAGATACATCATGGTCAACTGTAATTATTTCCTTTCCCCTTGATTCAgccctaaaaaataaaaatgtaactttcAAAAGTTTCAACTGAATAGTAACAATTTCATGCCCCTCACAGGGAAAAGAACTaggttaaaaatgcattttttaagtTATTGGCAGAATAAATTGAAGTTATGAAACACCACTGACAATGACATTACGTTTTAATGTTTAAGAGCTTCATCTCTTTCACAAGCCATTTTGCATTACATTGTTTTATAAGCACTGAATTTTGCATTTTaagtattacattttttttaaaaggttatcaAGTTTATcaccaacaagaaaaaaaaaacccttgaaaatGCACTATTTAGAATACTTGGGTAATTTACTCAGGAGCAGACATTGACCATTACACAATGGTTATGCTGAATAATTGGGTTGTAAAAAGAGGGAACAAAGAGCACTTTCTGCCTAGATACAATCAGGAACAGGGCAGCCATAAATTTAGATGCATGAACAAGGAAGTGAAATGGACGTAGAAGGTGATGAGACACACCCAGCTAGGATTCCCAAGAGTGTTAGTAGTCCCAGAAGCATATGGGTTCAGGGACAAGGCAGCTGCACTGCACAGAATACTAGACACACATTGTAGCGCTTATGGCAGATAATTAGAAAACATTAAACGTATATAAACTGATAATGTGTCACCTGTTTGAATAGATAGCCTGAAATAAAACCTAAAATGGTGTGACCTGTTTCATTCATCTCAATCAGGGCCCAGTGGATTTTCCAGACAAGGAATCTGGCATTTTTCCCCAAGATGCCATGGAATTCATCATTTTGTTTTAGGCAGGCATGTAATGTTTTGTCTTCTGTCTCCCTGCCCTAGCAGGATCTACCTGCAGTTTTCTCTTGCTCTCCAGGTTACCCAAAAAGGAGAAGTTAATTTGGATTACAGTGCATGCTCCCTTTAAGTATTCCATTGACCCAGAGCTGGAGTTCATCTTGCAGTTAGAATGGGGAAACTATATGAGTAGGCTGATGAATGAGGAAGCCTGGAGAACAACACAGTAAAGACCCAAGAAACTGGGGAGATAAGCCACGAAAGCTGGCTACAAGCTCCTCTTTTCTTTGGCAGTTAGGTCCCATTTACTGCATAGCATACATAGCTCTGTGTGTAGCTGTCTGAGAAAGTCACATGATCACCTACTGAGCCATTTCTAATAACTAAATTGCCAGATCATAAAAATTATTCTCTTTTTCTATGATTTGTGCAATTCTCTCAGTTTTTGTAGTACAGAGGCAATGTGACATCACTAACAGCTCAAATATTGTGGTAAGAAGAGGCATTAGAACTGTAAGATTTCTTCTAActccaaaaaagcaaaacataccAGCCAATTCTGATCTCCCTATTTCATCTTGTAGTTTCACACCAACAAACAAGATCGGCAGAAGACAAACCCATGTAATACAAAAACTAGATTTGCAATATCCAATAAAAATACCAAATGTTAATTGAGCTGTGGGTTAGTTGTCTGAGCACACTAAACAGCATAACTATATTCTAGCTCTGAAATAAccacttcctctgtgaccttggataaAAGTCATTTAAAAGGGACACGGTcaattaataattttaaagttaaaacttCATCTGCCATGCCTGCCCAAGTGCCACaacaatatttgttgttttacaAATTACATTTTAGTAATTATCTTCCTTTTGGGCTGcatgaaagcagaaaaaaattaaatggaagaaGAAATGGTGAAACAGCCTATACACAAGgcaaacaaacttttaaaagacTTAAAACTTTTCTTTCAGTTATTGTTAACAGCAATGGGTAAAAATTTAACAAGACTGATTTTGAGTTAACAGGAACCTTTTAATATTTCTGTCCCAGTATTCTCATCTACAAAAAGGGGATAATGTTCATTACCCAAAAATAAGAGGTTAGAGGTGATAATCTCATGGAGTGTTAGGATTAGATTCCATCAACATTCACCCCAGCCTCAAATGCTTTGTGAATGAAAACACAACATGCAAGTGCCAGGAACATTCCTGGCACTGTATATAATAAAGGGAGGAAAGAACTCCAAGTCTGGGACTCCTTCAATCTATGTGTATGCTATATAATGCTAGCTAAAGGGTAGGCAAGAATtgctggggggggaaaaaaatcaagagaaagaGGTAACTTCTAAAGTGTCAATTTTGCTAGGGCCCAGAAAGGCTTAGACAATTGCCAGTATCACAGGCTATAGAACCTGAATCATTCCTACCAAAATAAGCACAGAGCCTTTACTTGCCTAAATCTAGCAAAAGATTCTCCCTCATCATTTACCACCCTCAGAATATCACCAAGAGAAGGAACTACAGGGTTTGGAGTTGTACTTTGTTCGTCATAATCCAAAGAATTCCGGTCTTGGACcatctaaaagaaaagaaagaagtcaGCCCTCTGCAAAGTAAAGAATTTGAGTTACACAAATGAGGATGTGAAGGGCAGTGGGGTTCGGGGGCTGGAGGGTAAGGAGGTCAGGGGGTACAGGAAAGGGGGTTCAGGGAGGCAcagaggggtgcagcagaggagAGATGGGGTAGCGGGGCtctggggggctgaggggggatGTCACGGGAGTACAGGAAAGGGGGTTCAAGGAGGCAcagaggggtgcagcagaggagcggaggggcagtggggcttggggagGCGGAAGGGAGGGCGGGAAGTGGGTTCAGGGAGGCACAGTTGCACAATAAAACTTCCTCAAATAAGAGGGACTCAGTATTAGATAAGTGAAAGATACTGAACAGAAAAGATGCAGTATACCATAATCATGAAAGATAAAAAGATTAGGAAAGCCACTGTTAAATTTAACAGGAGACTTCTTGcttaaataattaaatgttaaGAGTAGCAATAACCCACTCACCTGAAAATGAGGTCTTGGACAAGGTTCTAAAGAAAGAACTGTCCCAAGTCTACGAACAATGCTTCGCGTAGATCCATATTCCTTACTTTGCCAAGCTGCTATAATCTAAAAgttaaacaaaagaaatctgGGTTTTTAACTCAATGGAAcaaaaatttatatttttcaaaatcataAAGAAGTCGTACCATATGTGATCTGACCGTTACATACTTAGATTGGTCTACAAAAATGTTTGCTATCTTAATGGATTTTGGGTTCAGAAATGGCCTCAGGAGGATCTCTCTTCCTAGACCAGTTTTTAAGTTTCTGTGATGTACATGGTGATGTGTCAGGACATTCTACATGAAAACCAATAGGGGATGAAACTAACTACCCTTCTAGACAGGAGGGTATCTAGAAGGTCTGTTGGAGAACAAAGGCTTGACCCAGAACAAATGAGTCAATATAGCCTGTATCTGGATACACACACCACTGCTAGCAAAAATAGGTGGGGAAAGCATAAAAAAAGTTTAAGATACCTTCACCTGACATTTCCTTATGATAGCATATACCTGCTGAAAGTGCCTTCTTGAGAAGGGGGTTGAAGGAAGACATGTTTCAATCATATGGCCAATGCTGCTGTTGTCTATATGAGCTTCCCACCTTGGTATGAACTGCCAAAAGAAAAGGCTACTGTCAAACCAGagaactttaaacaaaaaaacaaaacaaaagttagTCAGTGTAAccctggccaggtctacactacgcagtaaaatcgattttagatacgcaatttcagctacgagaatagcgtagctgaagtcaaatatctaaaatcgatttactcacccgtcttcaccgcgcgggatcgatgtccgcggctcgccatgtcgattccggaactccattggggttggtggagttccggaatcgatataagcgcgctcagggatcgatatatcccgtctagatcagacgcgatatatcgatccccgagcaatcgattttaacgcgccgatacggcgcgtagtctagacgtgccccctgtctacactagcacttttccTATAGTTAGTCTAGCACTAGTGCAGTTCCACCAGTAGCAACAGTGCTATAGAACAGGTAGTGATATTTTTACTACCACATCATTTAAGTCTGCACATAGATCTGAGAAATGCTGAGCAAACATAAGTTCTTTGAGGTTAAAACTTGTGGCGCTACAATTAGTGCTGGACATTTTCAGTGTAATACACACCAAAAAGAGTTGAATAACAGTCTGACACATTAGGTTCTCTTAGCATTATGGTCCTGATCCAAAGATGGTGAGTCCCTGTGATCTCTATTGAAATCCATAGGAGCTGTATGTACACAGCACCTCCCATGATAAGGGTCTATAAAATATGGAATTAATTGCTATTTGGAAGTCTTTACACGCTAGTTAATATATGAAGGCAAAATGTAACAGACAAGTAAAATCATCAGATGGGCCTTATGGCTTGTCTACAGCAGGAAGTTTATTACCAGAATAATTATACCACTATAGTGAAATGTACACATAGGGGTTACTGGTATGTGTACAAATTATGCTATTATCCCAGGAACATATTACCCCTTATTGCAGCACACATCCCTCATTCACCACCAGCACACATGGACAGAAATCTAATACAACACACACCTTCACCTATCCTCACTCATGCTTACCAGACAACCATGAACACGAGCAGCAAACCGATGGATCAGCACTAGTAATATCAGTTTACCTGATCAGCTGGTACACCAAAATATTCTAGAAGTTGCCTTATGAGATTCAGCAGCAGAGCCATTTACAGAGCAGTCGGAGAATTCAAAAGCTGGTTATAAACATTAGTTTCATATATATCCCAGAAGAGTTCAGGATACCCTTTCTACAGCTGCAAATAGAAGACAGCATCACCTCAAGACAAGAGAAAAACTCCTGCTCAGACTTCTGCATACACGAAGGGTTTACTTCTACTGCCACTGACCACAGTGAGAACAGATTCAAGCCCCAAGGCAGCTGAAAAGCCAGAACACCAAATGCTGGACCCCTAAATATACATTCATCACTTGAGACCCAGTGATCTTAGTCCtgaatcttgttttaaaatcagcaaTATTTGAATAAGGAACGTTCCATTGTGTTAGATGCAATTGGAAGGCCTCTCTCCTCTAATGATTTACCAacagtttcctttttaaagaaattgGAAATTTTGGTAATGGAAAAGCTGCTCAGAAGTACTGTGAAATGTGGTTACTTTTACTGAATTCATAAAAGCCCCCCCGGGGTTTGTTTACTAGCGAAGAACAGGAAGCTCTCACCGAGCCCGCCTGAGGACTAGACTTTATTCTGTACGGAGGCGTTGTGTGAATGAGGTGCCCCGACACTGGCTCAACACGACAGCTCCGCCAGGCAGGGTTGTCAAGTCGCGCTGTGAGCTCAGCCAGGCCGGTCCCTGGGGCCCGACTGAGTGAACAGGCCGGTGTCAGAACGGGCTGCAAGGCGCTTGCGGCCCAGCTCGGTGAGATCGCCAGGCCCGCCCAGCCGCGCCCTGAGGGGACGGGCACCCACACGCCTAGGGCCGGGCCACTGCTCCCTACACGAACGAACCCGGCCCCGCTCCA from Chelonoidis abingdonii isolate Lonesome George chromosome 3, CheloAbing_2.0, whole genome shotgun sequence includes the following:
- the MTFR2 gene encoding mitochondrial fission regulator 2 isoform X2; amino-acid sequence: MALLLNLIRQLLEYFGVPADQFIPRWEAHIDNSSIGHMIETCLPSTPFSRRHFQQIIAAWQSKEYGSTRSIVRRLGTVLSLEPCPRPHFQMVQDRNSLDYDEQSTTPNPVVPSLGDILRVVNDEGESFARFRAESRGKEIITVDHDVSPAIVSLPTVLKSRTEKENLVNEEAIKKISALENELTLLRAQIAAIVAVQGSRNNNQSGSDVLNSFGIPSGSFPVPEMTSTPLFTASDHFVIPPPPPLPSIAPSGFDASNSAIELIKQRRAASKTSSTTVDKTEHQKTQGVLSMMDVLKDINKIRLRTIEKSPGGTPLPKPRKRRSSQWDPAALIAQALKQKFAHQNGNDSLDKENRSCDNSPFSSPEAPLVGRHILKPNSKNSLIKAEEVTQVSTAKARVHI
- the MTFR2 gene encoding mitochondrial fission regulator 2 isoform X3 encodes the protein MALLLNLIRQLLEYFGVPADQIIAAWQSKEYGSTRSIVRRLGTVLSLEPCPRPHFQMVQDRNSLDYDEQSTTPNPVVPSLGDILRVVNDEGESFARFRAESRGKEIITVDHDVSPAIVSLPTVLKSRTEKENLVNEEAIKKISALENELTLLRAQIAAIVAVQGSRNNNQSGSDVLNSFGIPSGSFPVPEMTSTPLFTASDHFVIPPPPPLPSIAPSGFDASNSAIELIKQRRAASKTSSTTVDKTEHQKTQGVLSMMDVLKDINKIRLRTIEKSPGGTPLPKPRKRRSSQWDPAALIAQALKQKFAHQNGNDSLDKENRSCDNSPFSSPEAPLVGRHILKPNSKNSLIKAEEVTQVSTAKARVHI
- the MTFR2 gene encoding mitochondrial fission regulator 2 isoform X1 → MALLLNLIRQLLEYFGVPADQFIPRWEAHIDNSSIGHMIETCLPSTPFSRRHFQQVYAIIRKCQVKIIAAWQSKEYGSTRSIVRRLGTVLSLEPCPRPHFQMVQDRNSLDYDEQSTTPNPVVPSLGDILRVVNDEGESFARFRAESRGKEIITVDHDVSPAIVSLPTVLKSRTEKENLVNEEAIKKISALENELTLLRAQIAAIVAVQGSRNNNQSGSDVLNSFGIPSGSFPVPEMTSTPLFTASDHFVIPPPPPLPSIAPSGFDASNSAIELIKQRRAASKTSSTTVDKTEHQKTQGVLSMMDVLKDINKIRLRTIEKSPGGTPLPKPRKRRSSQWDPAALIAQALKQKFAHQNGNDSLDKENRSCDNSPFSSPEAPLVGRHILKPNSKNSLIKAEEVTQVSTAKARVHI